A single Vicugna pacos chromosome 15, VicPac4, whole genome shotgun sequence DNA region contains:
- the IFT172 gene encoding intraflagellar transport protein 172 homolog, giving the protein MQLKHLRTLLSPQDGAAKVTCMAWSQNNAKFAVCTVDRVVLLYDEHGERRDKFSTKPADMKYGRKSYVVKGMAFSPDSTKIAIGQTDNIIYVYKIGEDWGDKKVICNKFIQTSAVTCLQWPAEYIIVFGLAEGKVRLANTKTNKSSTIYGTDSYVVSLTTNCSGKGILSGHADGTIVRYFFDDEGSGESQGKLVNHPCPPYALAWAANSIVAAGCDRRIVAYGKEGHVLQTFDYSRDPQEREFTTAAASPGGQSVVLGSYDRLRVLNWSPRRSIWEEAKPKEIANLYTVTALAWKRDGSRLCAGTLCGGVEQFDCCLRRSIYKNKFELTYVGPSQVIVKNLSSGTRVVLKSHYGYEVEEVKILGKERYLVAHTSDTLLLGDLNTNRLSEVAWQGSGGNEKYFFENENVCMIFNAGELTLVEYGSNDTLGSVRTEFMNPHLISVRINERRQRGMEDNKKLAYLVDIKTIAIVDLIGGYNIGTISHESRVDWLELNETGHKLLFRDRKLRLHLYDIESCSKTMILNFCSYVQWVPGSDVLVAQNRNSLCVWYNIEAPERVTMSSIRGDVVGLERGGGKTEVMVTEGVTTVAYTLDEGLIEFGTAIDDGNYTRATAFLETLEMTPETEAMWKTLSKLSLEARQLHIAERCFSALGHVAKARFLHETNEIADQVSREYGGEGTDFYQVRARLAMLEKNYKLAEMIFLEQNAVEEAMDMYQELHRWDECIAVAEAKGHPALEKLRRGYYQWLMDTQQEERAGELQESQGDGLAAISLYLKAGLPAKAARLVLTREELLANTELVDHITAALIKSELYERAGDLFEKIRNPQRALECYCKGNAFMKAVELARLAFPVEVVKLEEAWGDHLVQQKQLDAAINHYIEARCSIKAIEAALGARQWKKAIYILDLQDRNTASKYYPRVAQHFASLQEYEIAEELYTKGDRTKDAIDMYTQAGRWEQAHKLAMKCMRPEDVSVLYITQAQEMEKQGKYREAERLYVTVEEPDLAITMFKKHKLYDDMIRLVGKHHPDLLSDTHLHLGKELEAEGRLQEAEYHYLEAQEWKATVNMYRSSGLWEEAYRVAKAHGGANAHKHVAYLWAKSLGGEAAVRLLSKLGLLEAAIDHAADNCSFEFAFELSRLALKHKTPEIHLRYAMYLEDEGKFEEAEAEFIRAGKPKEAVLMFVHNQDWEAAQRVAEAHDPDSVAEVLVGQARGALEEKDFQKAEGLLLRAQRPGLALNYYKEAGLWSDALRICKDYVPGQLEALQEEYEQEATKKGARGMEGLVEQARQWEQAGEYGRAVDCYLKVRDAGSSSLVEKCWMKAAELSIKFLPPQRSLEVVRTVGPQLIGIRKHSAAAELYLNLDLVKEAIDAFIEGEEWNKAKRVAKELDPRYEDYVDQHYKEVLKNQGKVDSLVGVDVVAALDLYVEQGQWDKCIETAAKQNYKILHKYVALYATHLLREGGYAQALALYVQHGAPANPQNFNIYKRIFTDMVSSPGTNSAEAYYSWADLRDVLFNLCENLVKSSEANSPAHEEFETMLLIAHYYATRSAAQSVKQLETMAARLSISLLRHTQLLPADKAFYEAGIAAKAVGWENMAFIFLNRFLDLTDAIEEGTLDALDHSDFQDTDIPFEVPLPAKQHVPEAQREEVRNWVITVSVDQRLEQVLPQDERGAYEASLVAASTGVQALPCLITGYPILRNKIELKRPGKAANKDNWNKFLMAIKTSHSPVCQDVLKFISQWCGGLPSTSFSFQ; this is encoded by the exons ATGCAGTTGAAGCATCTGAGGACCCTGCTGAGCCCTCAG GATGGAGCTGCAAAGGTCACCTGCATGGCATGGTCCCAGAACAATGCCAAATTTGCTGTCTGCACAGTGGACCGAGTGGTGTTGCTGTATGATGAACATGGGGAGCGGAGAGATAAGTTCTCCACCAAACCAGCTGACATGAAG TATGGCAGGAAGAGCTATGTGGTGAAAGGCATGGCTTTTTCTCCTGATTCCACTAAGATTGCCATAGGACAGACTGACAACATCATCTATGTCTACAAAATTGGAGAAGACTG GGGTGACAAGAAAGTCATCTGTAACAAGTTCATCCAGACG AGTGCTGTTACCTGTTTGCAGTGGCCAGCAGAATATATCATTGTCTTTGGACTGGCTGAAGGGAAG GTTCGTTTAGCGAACACCAAAACTAATAAATCATCTACCATCTATGGGACAGATTCTTATGTGGTGTCACTGACAACGAA tTGCTCTGGGAAAGGAATTCTCTCTGGTCATGCAGATGGCACCATTGTTAGGTATTTCTTTGATGATGAAGGCTCTGGAGAGTCACAG GGGAAGTTGGTTAACCATCCGTGTCCACCCTATGCCTTGGCTTGGGCAGCTAACAGCATTGTGGCTGCAGGCTGTGATCGGAGGATTGTGGCATATGGGAAGGAAGGCCATGTACTACAAACTTTTGATTATAGCCGTGACCCTCAGGAGAGGGAGTTCACCACAGCTGCAGCAAGTCCTGGGGGCCAGTCTGTTGTGCTGGGAAGTTATGACAG ACTTCGGGTGCTAAACTGGAGCCCTCGGAGAAGCATCTGGGAAGAGGCAAAGCCCAAGGAGATTGCCAACTTATATACCGTCACTGCCTTGGCCTGGAAGCGGGATGGCTCACGACTCTGTGCG GGCACACTCTGTGGTGGAGTGGAACAGTTTGACTGCTGTCTCCGAAGGAGTATTTACAAGAATAAGTTTGAGTTGACATATGTGGGACCTAGCCAG GTGATTGTGAAGAACCTCTCATCGGGGACCAGGGTGGTACTCAAGTCACACTATGGCTATGAGGTGGAAGAGGTGAAAATCCTGGGAAAGGAACGTTACCTGGTGGCCCACACGTCAGACACACTGCTGCTGGGGGACCTGAACACTAATCGCCTTAGTGAG GTAGCTTGGCAGGGCTCTGGTGGCAATGAGAAgtatttctttgaaaatgaaaat GTATGCATGATCTTTAATGCTGGAGAGCTAACCCTGGTGGAATATGGCAGTAATGATACCCTAGGTTCTGTACGTACTGAATTCATGAACCCGCATCTCATCAG TGTCCGTATTAATGAGAGGCGTCAGCGAGGAATGGAGGATAATAAGAAACTGGCTTATCTTGTTGATATTAAGACTATTGCTATAG TGGATCTGATTGGTGGCTACAACATTGGTACCATCAGCCATGAGAGCCGTGTGGATTGGCTGGAACTTAATGAGACTGGACACAAACTGCTCTTCAGAGACCGGAAACTTCGT TTGCATCTCTACGACATCGAAAGCTGCTCTAAGACAATGATCCTCAACTTCTGCTCCTACGTTCAGTGGGTCCCAGGAAGTGATGTGCTGGTAGCTCAGAACCGAAACAGCTTGTGTGTATGGTACAACATTGAAGCACCTGAGAGGGTCACCATGTCCTCTATCAGG GGTGATGTTGTAGGTCTGGAGCGGGGCGGAGGAAAGACCGAGGTGATGGTGACAGAAGGTGTGACTACAGTTGCCTACACACTGGATGAGGGCCTTATCGAGTTTGGAACAGCCATTGACGACGGCAACTACACTCG ggCAACAGCCTTCTTGGAGACTCTGGAAATGACCCCAGAAACAGAGGCAATGTGGAAAACCTTGAGTAAGCTGTCACTCGAGGCAAGGCAGCTACACATTGCTGAGAG GTGCTTTTCTGCTTTGGGCCATGTAGCGAAAGCTCGATTCCTACATGAGACCAATGAGATTGCAGATCAAGTGTCTCGGGAATAT GGTGGAGAAGGAACAGATTTTTATCAGGTCCGAGCACGTCTAGCCATGCTGGAGAAGAACTACAAGCTGGCGGAAATGATCTTCTTGGAACAG AACGCTGTTGAGGAGGCCATGGACATGTACCAGGAGCTACACCGTTGGGATGAGTGTATTGCAGTGGCTGAAGCCAAG GGGCACCCAGCCCTTGAGAAGCTCCGGCGGGGTTACTACCAGTGGCTGATGGACACGCAGCAAGAGGAGCGAGCAGGTGAACTTCAGGAGAGCCAAGGGGATGGGCTAGCAGCCATCAGCCTCTACCTCAAAGCTGGGCTCCCTGCCAAAGCTGCTCGGCTGGTGCTGACCCGAGAGGAACTGCTAGCCAACACAGAGCTAGTAGATCACATCACCGCAGCCCTTATCAAGAGTGAACTGTATGAAAGG GCAGGTGATCTCTTTGAGAAGATCCGAAATCCACAGCGGGCCCTGGAGTGCTACTGTAAAGGCAACGCATTCATGAAAG CGGTGGAGCTGGCCCGACTGGCATTcccagtggaggtggtgaaactTGAGGAGGCGTGGGGAGACCACTTGGTACAGCAGAAGCAGCTTGATGCAGCCATTAATCACTACATTGAAGCCAG GTGCTCTATTAAGGCAATTGAGGCTGCCCTGGGTGCCCGCCAGTGGAAGAAGGCAATTTATATATTAGATCTACAGGACCGGAACACTGCGTCCAAGTACTATCCTCGTGTGGCCCAACACTTTGCATCTCTGCAGGAGTACGAG ATTGCTGAGGAGCTCTACACTAAGGGAGACCGGACAAAAGATGCCATAGACATGTACACCCAGGCTGGCCGCTGGGAGCAAGCCCACAAG CTGGCAATGAAGTGCATGAGACCAGAAGATGTGTCAGTGCTGTACATCACCCAGGCTCAGGAGATGGAGAAGCAGGGCAAGTACCGTGAGGCTGAAAG GCTATATGTGACAGTGGAAGAGCCTGATCTTGCCATCACCATGTTCAAAAAGCACAAATTGTATGATGATATGATTCGCCTAGTAGGGAAGCACCACCCAGATCTCCTCAGTGACACACACCTACATCTGGGCAAG GAGCTGGAGGCTGAAGGCCGACTACAGGAGGCTGAGTATCACTACCTTGAGGCCCAGGAATGGAAGGCAACAGTGAATATGTACCGGTCCAGTGGGCTTTGGGAAGAGGCCTACCGG GTGGCCAAGGCTCATGGCGGAGCAAATGCCCACAAACACGTGGCCTATCTGTGGGCAAAGAGCCTGGGAGGAGAGGCTGCAGTTAGACTGCTCAGTAAGCTGGGACTCCTGGAAGCTGCTATTGACCATGCTGCCGACAACTG CTCCTTTGAATTTGCTTTTGAACTCTCCCGGCTGGCCCTCAAGCACAAAACCCCTGAGATTCATCTCAGATACGCTATGTACCTAGAGGATGAG GGTAAATTTGAAGAGGCTGAAGCTGAATTCATCAGGGCTGGTAAACCCAAGGAGGCAGTCCTTAT GTTTGTCCATAACCAGGATTGGGAAGCAGCTCAGCGCGTGGCTGAGGCCCACGACCCTGATAGTGTTGCCGAAGTGCTTGTGGGGCAGGCCCGGGGTGCCTTGGAGGAGAAGGACTTCCAGAAAGCGGAAGGGCTGCTGCTTCGAGCCCAGAGACCCGGCCTGGCCCTCAATTACTATAAG GAGGCTGGATTATGGAGCGACGCGCTGCGGATCTGCAAGGACTACGTGCCTGGCCAGCTAGAGGCCCTGCAGGAAGAGTATGAGCAGGAAGCTACCAAGAAGGGGGCCAG GGGCATGGAGGGACTGGTGGAACAAGCGCGGCAGTGGGAGCAGGCTGGAGAGTATGGCCGTGCAGTCGACTGTTACCTCAAAGTGCGGGACGCAGGGAGCAGCAGCTTGGTGGAGAAGTGCTGGATGAAG GCAGCCGAACTCTCCATCAAGTTTCTACCTCCCCAACGCAGTCTGGAAGTAGTTCGGACCGTGGGACCCCAACTGATTGGAATCAGAAAGCACAGTGCG GCTGCAGAGCTCTATCTGAACCTGGACCTGGTCAAGGAAGCCATCGATGCTTTCATTGAGGGTGAGGAATGGAACAAGGCCAAGCGTGTGGCCAAGGAGTTAGATCCCCG GTATGAAGACTATGTGGACCAGCATTATAAAGAGGTCCTCAAGAACCAGGGCAAAGTGGACTCG CTGGTGGGTGTGGATGTGGTGGCCGCTTTGGACCTGTATGTGGAGCAGGGCCAGTGGGACAAGTGCATTGAAACAGCTGCCAAGCAG AACTACAAGATTCTACACAAGTACGTGGCTTTGTATGCGACTCACCTGCTCCGAGAGGGAGGCTATGCCCAGGCACTGGCCTTGTATGTGCAACACGGAGCCCCTGCTAACCCACAG aactttaaCATCTACAAAAGGATCTTCACTGACATGGTGAGCTCACCTGGGACCAACAGCGCTGAGGCCTATTACAGCTGGGCTGACCTCCGGGATGTCCTCTTCAACCTG TGTGAAAACCTGGTGAAGTCCAGTGAGGCAAACTCTCCAGCCCATGAGGAGTTCGAAACAATGCTGCTGATCGCTCATTACTATGCCACTCGCTCTGCGGCCCAGAGTGTCAAACAGCTG GAAACTATGGCTGCCAGGCTTTCTATTTCACTCTTACGTCACACCCAACTACTACCTGCAGACAAGGCCTTCTATGAAGCAGGCATTGCTGCCAAG GCAGTTGGCTGGGAGAACATGGCCTTCATCTTCCTCAACCGCTTTTTGGATCTGACAGAT GCAATCGAAGAAGGGACTCTGGATGCCCTTGACCACTCTGACTTTCAGGATACAGACATTCCCTTTGAGGTGCCACTTCCAGCCAAGCAGCACGTCCCG gaggctcagagagaagagGTTCGTAACTGGGTGATCACAGTCTCAGTGGACCAGCGGCTGGAGCAGGTTCTGCCTCAGGATGAGCGTGGTGCCTACGAGGCTTCCCTGGTGGCGGCCAGCACTGGAGTTCAGGCACTGCCCTGCCTCATTACAG GATACCCTATTCTGAGGAACAAAATTGAACTTAAGCGGCCAGGGAAGGCAGCTAACAAGGACAACTGGAATAAGTTCCTTATGGCCATTAAG ACCTCCCACAGCCCCGTGTGCCAGGACGTGCTGAAGTTCATCAGTCAGTGGTGCGGGGGGCTGCCCAGCACCAGCTTCTCCTTCCAGTAA
- the KRTCAP3 gene encoding keratinocyte-associated protein 3 isoform X1, translating into MKCRRLCSFDAARGPGRLMRVGLALILVGHVNLLLGAVLHGTVLRHVANPRGAVTPEYTTANVISVGSGLLSVSVGLVSLLASKNLLRPRLHWVLLALALVNLLLSAACSLGLLLAVSLTVANGGRRLIADCHPGLLNPLLPLDQGPGHTDCPFDPTRIYDTALALWIPSLLMSAAEAALSGYCCVAALTLRGVGPCKKEGLQGQLEELTELELPKCKRQENEQLLDQNEEIQTSQKSWA; encoded by the exons ATGAAGTGCCGCCGCCTCTGCAGTTTCG ACGCAGCCCGGGGCCCCGGGCGGCTTATGCGCGTGGGGCTTGCGCTGATCCTGGTGGGCCACGTGAACTTGCTGTTGGGGGCCGTGCTGCACGGTACTGTCCTGCGGCACGTGGCCAATCCCCGCGGCGCCGTCACCCCGGAGTACACCACCGCCAATGTCATCTCCGTGGGGTCCGGCCTGCTG AGTGTTTCCGTGGGACTTGTGAGCCTCTTGGCATCTAAGAACCTACTTCGCCCACGACTG CACTGGGTCCTGCTGGCACTAGCTCTGGTGAACCTTCTCTTGTCTGCTGCCTGCTCCCTGGGCCTCCTCCTCGCTGTGTCACTCACTGTGGCCAATGGTGGCCGCCGTCTTATTGCTGACTGCCATCCAGGACTGCTGAATCCTTTGCTACCACTGGACCAGGGGCCTGGACACACTGACTGCCCTTTTGATCCCACAAGAATCTAT GATACAGCCTTGGCTCTCTGGATCCCTTCTTTGCTCATGTCTGCAGCAGAGGCTGCTCTGTCTGGTTATTGCTGTGTGGCTGCACTCACCCTACGTGGGGTTGGGCCCTGCAAGAAGGAAGGGCTACAGGGGCAG CTGGAGGAACTGACAGAGCTTGAACTTCCTAAATGTAAAAGGCAGGAAAATGAGCAGCTACTGGATCAAAATGAAGAAATCCAGACATCACAGAAAAGTTGGGCTTAA
- the KRTCAP3 gene encoding keratinocyte-associated protein 3 isoform X2, whose amino-acid sequence MKCRRLCSFDAARGPGRLMRVGLALILVGHVNLLLGAVLHGTVLRHVANPRGAVTPEYTTANVISVGSGLLHWVLLALALVNLLLSAACSLGLLLAVSLTVANGGRRLIADCHPGLLNPLLPLDQGPGHTDCPFDPTRIYDTALALWIPSLLMSAAEAALSGYCCVAALTLRGVGPCKKEGLQGQLEELTELELPKCKRQENEQLLDQNEEIQTSQKSWA is encoded by the exons ATGAAGTGCCGCCGCCTCTGCAGTTTCG ACGCAGCCCGGGGCCCCGGGCGGCTTATGCGCGTGGGGCTTGCGCTGATCCTGGTGGGCCACGTGAACTTGCTGTTGGGGGCCGTGCTGCACGGTACTGTCCTGCGGCACGTGGCCAATCCCCGCGGCGCCGTCACCCCGGAGTACACCACCGCCAATGTCATCTCCGTGGGGTCCGGCCTGCTG CACTGGGTCCTGCTGGCACTAGCTCTGGTGAACCTTCTCTTGTCTGCTGCCTGCTCCCTGGGCCTCCTCCTCGCTGTGTCACTCACTGTGGCCAATGGTGGCCGCCGTCTTATTGCTGACTGCCATCCAGGACTGCTGAATCCTTTGCTACCACTGGACCAGGGGCCTGGACACACTGACTGCCCTTTTGATCCCACAAGAATCTAT GATACAGCCTTGGCTCTCTGGATCCCTTCTTTGCTCATGTCTGCAGCAGAGGCTGCTCTGTCTGGTTATTGCTGTGTGGCTGCACTCACCCTACGTGGGGTTGGGCCCTGCAAGAAGGAAGGGCTACAGGGGCAG CTGGAGGAACTGACAGAGCTTGAACTTCCTAAATGTAAAAGGCAGGAAAATGAGCAGCTACTGGATCAAAATGAAGAAATCCAGACATCACAGAAAAGTTGGGCTTAA